From one Tsukamurella tyrosinosolvens genomic stretch:
- a CDS encoding monovalent cation/H+ antiporter complex subunit F: MTVVFVITGVILMAAAFLTAYRLLRGPNTLDRVVAVDALVAIAVGGLAVWAAYSRNSSVIPGIVALSLIGFVGSVSVVRFRVPDDAGTAPSPPDETPDIAPRNGGLR; this comes from the coding sequence GTGACCGTCGTCTTCGTGATCACCGGCGTGATCCTCATGGCCGCCGCCTTCCTCACCGCCTACCGGCTGCTGCGCGGCCCGAACACGCTCGACCGCGTCGTCGCGGTGGACGCGCTCGTCGCGATCGCCGTCGGCGGGCTCGCGGTGTGGGCGGCGTACAGCCGCAACTCGTCGGTCATCCCCGGCATCGTGGCGCTCTCGCTGATCGGCTTCGTCGGCTCGGTCTCCGTGGTGCGGTTCCGCGTGCCCGACGATGCGGGGACCGCGCCGTCGCCGCCCGACGAGACGCCGGACATCGCGCCGCGGAACGGGGGCCTGCGATGA
- the mnhG gene encoding monovalent cation/H(+) antiporter subunit G — MIVDVVSSILFLTGAVFAVTAAIGIIRFPDTLTRMHAATKPQTLGMLLLLAGAIVRMTDSVDVWMLVLAGLFTMITAPAVAHRVGRVAYQEQRLRDSTIDPDQMETGSRD, encoded by the coding sequence ATGATCGTCGACGTCGTCTCCTCGATCCTGTTCCTCACGGGCGCCGTCTTCGCGGTGACCGCCGCGATCGGCATCATCCGGTTCCCGGACACGCTGACCCGCATGCACGCGGCGACGAAGCCGCAGACCCTCGGCATGCTGCTGCTGCTCGCCGGCGCGATCGTGCGGATGACCGATTCGGTCGACGTCTGGATGCTGGTGTTGGCCGGGCTGTTCACCATGATCACCGCGCCCGCGGTCGCGCATCGCGTGGGCCGGGTCGCCTACCAGGAGCAGCGGCTGCGCGACAGCACCATCGATCCGGACCAGATGGAGACCGGCAGCCGCGACTGA
- a CDS encoding pyridoxal-phosphate dependent enzyme, translating into MRIHGHIAEALSRPALLRGAHDRYLLRFESMKVASARAALRAALDAGRVRPGGTVIDSSSGIYAYALALACHEAGVRCRIVGSTTIDEGLRVQLLALGVELEQMPPSASLKLDQDRRVRRITELLAQDPSLHWMRQYHDPVHYLGYRDIARAAAAQLAAEGVASVRLVAPVGSGVSSGALRLGLEEAGLAVQLVGVQPFGSVTFGAEHVEDPAMLIAGIGSSIPFDNVRHGLYDVIHWVSFEVARAGTHRLLREHALFAGLSSGAGHVVAGYEQGHGDPVDATVQVLPDTGHRYLRALAEHTEPAEPVRPRLVDDPSGIALPWSRMRWSGRDRA; encoded by the coding sequence GTGAGGATCCACGGCCACATCGCCGAGGCGCTGAGCCGTCCGGCCCTCCTCCGCGGCGCGCACGACCGGTACCTCCTGCGGTTCGAGTCGATGAAGGTCGCCTCCGCGCGAGCCGCGCTGCGCGCCGCCCTCGACGCGGGCCGGGTCCGGCCGGGCGGCACTGTCATCGACTCCTCGTCGGGCATCTACGCGTACGCGCTCGCGCTGGCCTGCCACGAGGCCGGCGTGCGGTGCCGCATCGTCGGATCGACCACGATCGACGAGGGCCTGCGCGTCCAATTGCTCGCCCTGGGAGTCGAACTCGAGCAGATGCCGCCGTCGGCCTCGCTCAAGCTCGACCAGGACCGCCGCGTCCGTCGCATCACCGAACTCCTCGCGCAGGACCCGTCGCTGCACTGGATGCGGCAGTACCACGACCCGGTGCACTACCTCGGCTACCGGGACATCGCCCGCGCAGCGGCGGCCCAGCTCGCCGCGGAGGGCGTCGCCTCCGTGCGGCTCGTCGCGCCCGTCGGCTCGGGCGTGTCCAGTGGCGCGCTGCGGCTCGGCCTCGAAGAGGCGGGGCTGGCCGTGCAGCTCGTCGGGGTGCAGCCCTTCGGCAGTGTCACCTTCGGCGCCGAGCACGTGGAGGACCCCGCCATGCTCATCGCCGGCATCGGCTCGTCGATCCCGTTCGACAACGTGCGGCACGGGCTCTACGACGTGATCCACTGGGTGTCCTTCGAGGTGGCCCGCGCCGGCACCCACCGGCTGCTCCGCGAACACGCCCTCTTCGCCGGGCTCTCCTCCGGCGCCGGGCACGTCGTCGCGGGGTACGAGCAGGGCCACGGCGACCCGGTCGACGCCACCGTGCAGGTGCTCCCGGACACCGGGCACCGCTACCTGCGCGCCCTGGCCGAGCACACCGAACCGGCGGAACCGGTGCGGCCGCGACTCGTGGACGACCCGTCCGGCATCGCGCTGCCGTGGTCGCGGATGCGCTGGTCGGGGCGCGACCGGGCGTGA